Below is a genomic region from Leucoraja erinacea ecotype New England chromosome 31, Leri_hhj_1, whole genome shotgun sequence.
AGCCAGGAGTCAAACGTCTCGTCTACAGTGACGTACAGTGGGTACATTGGAGGAACGTCAATGATGTTATTGGTTTACAAAACACGTTCTCCCCATAATTGTAACTATTTGGAAAGAAAAGAGTGCCCTTTGTAAAATTCTGTATTTCCAAAGTCTGTTAATTTAtcgtttgaaatttaaaaaaactctttCGGGGCATGTTTCAGGATGGATAGCGAAGCAGTTCATCAAATAGATGATTATGTTAAAATTAAATGGAATTTCCTGTCACATTCTGTATCTAATACATTTTCAATGTTGGGCAAGCTCGTGGTTCTGTGGTACTTCACACACTTTCTATAGTATCTTGGTGTCCAAATGTTGTGACAAATTGCAAGTAGTGTCCTGATCTTTGTTAATCTGTTATTTTAAAACACAGAACCACAATTTTATAGACTTTTTCTGATctaaaaaatatcaaataaagGCGACATGGGTTCACTAggtacagacacacacgcacacagactcacAGACATACAGGCACAGAGAACCACgcagagacacacacgcacacagatacaaacacacacatacataaatacacatacTGACACATAAATacagacacacacgcgcacacacagacacacagaggcacacacagagatacgcacactaacacacaaatacagacacacacacacacagacacacacataaacacacacacacaccaacacaaataccgacactcacacacacatagacacacacactaacacacaaatacacacacacacacacactcacacacatagacacacacactaacacacaaatacactcacacacaaacacacacacacacacacacactaacatacaaatacagacacgcacacacacacacacacatatatacgcgTATGCACACACAATTAAACATAGTCCACTGGGCAAGTAATATTGATGAAGCCAGTGTCGAAATTACTTACACCAAAAACAAGAGAGTTTATTTGAATGAGATGGCCAGAAACTCTCAGATTGTCCCAAAAGCAATCTGTTTCTCGGCGCATTCAGCCTGGGTGATTTACCACACATCATTCGCTTTGTGACTCGGATGATCCCATCGAGTTTTACCACCATTACTGCTGATCTCGACTTGCTACAAATATTCCCTCTGCTTCCCACCGTTGTTTCCGTCTGACCTCTGGAGCAGCGAAAACCTTTACATAAAGACAAGCTCCAGCCTAAGTGAAGATCGCGCCTTCTCTCAAAttcagctgtctataaatcaacAGGCAAAATCCAACTATTAATTGTCAGAAATTGACCAAACCTCATAATCAACATTTACAACGAACCATCTGATAATAATGTAATGTTTAAATGAAAGGCGGGATAATAGTATTCGTCCAGCCATCAAATGTTGTCCCGCAAACTCGCACGACTGCCTCAATGTGATTCAGGTCGTTGGCCTTGCAAACCCTGGACTACAAATGAGGAGGAGAATTATGATATTACTTGTGGTTGGTGTGTGGTTGTTCTGCTGTATCCAGAACTCTTCAGAACGCTGCCTTCCCTTTCCCCAGTTACATCCCAACCCGGTTGTTAGACAAATCTCCTCACAACCCCATTGCCCGTATCCGCTCACGATTAACTGAGCATTGACAGCAAAAAGTGTATCTGCTCATCTTGCTGTACAGATCGTGGCGAACGTGGCGAACAAGTTGCCATGGGATGAAAGTGTAAAATAGTTGGTCAGACACCCATCTTGGGGGCTCCTGACACGGGAGACGTGGCCCCGAGCTGCGACCTAGTCCACGACACACTTTATTCTTCAACATCTGAATTTCCAACCATGGAAACCGACAATTTAAAGGTttctagaatttaaaaaaaaacgtttaaGTTCTGCtagtaaacttttttttttaataaataagaGCGAATCCTTTATTGactgaaatataattttaaaaaaatggagcCATGTTGAGCATTCTTTGAGTATATTACAAATGACAGATGCAAACAGAAATAGAAGATATTTAAACAGCTATTGGGAAATTGCCTGAAAGGAAATGTATCGACGTTGAaatcctccattgacaaactatcGGTATAAAAAAATAACGTTTGCAAACTCTTGAAACAGAATATCAGACATTGAATCTCGGCCTCTCGTTCTTCCATTGATGCTGCATTCAGTTCCGATTAAATGGAATACTGACGTGACTGACGCATAGCTGACAGCTACAGGAATTCACATTTAAGCACACCGCTCGAAAGGACAGTCGCTCCATTTAAACAGCAATCAAACTTTTTGTAACAATTATTGTTCGGCCTGTTGCGAGACGTGCTGTAAAAATGATACAATTAGAGCTGTAAGTATTTTTAAATCTGTCATTGAAATGGAGGAGTGTCACTAAAATATGAATCTAAAAAATATAAGTCCTGAGACAACGTAGATTGAAGGGTGTAGATAGAAATGGATTGAGTTTTAGAAATCGTTCCACGCAAAACCTCGCAATGGTGACTTGTTGAATTTAGGTACAAGAAACCGAACTGTTGGGTtctggattggggttttttttccccctctctctctctctctctctctgtccgaaTGCAGATCCTTTATTTCTTTGTTTCCCGCTGAGGGCGCCGGGGACGCCAGGATCCGCTCTCCATCTGTCGGGCTCCCGAATCCGGGGCGCCGCTCCCCGGCTGCCGCCGTAACAGCTGCCGCTCCAGCCTCAGCGCTGTGTTCAATAAATAATCATATCTGTACTACTCGGCGATGTGTTGGGGGGTTAGCGCTgggaaaacgggggggggggggggggggggggggggggggggggggggggggggggggggggctagtcaTCTCTCCGTCTTCAATCTACACCCCACAGAAAATCAAAAATTACAACAAGTAACTGCAAAATGTGCCACCGATAAACAATACACTCACGTTATTTACACTATAGTACACAGCGCTTGTCGACCGTCATAACTTacgtttaaaataaataaattgtacaaTTTAAATGCTTAATAGCaacaaaaagtattttaaatagtGCAACGTCACCAATTACTCTTTTCATTACATGAAGTTGATTTCCGTTTTGTAAAAAACTAtaaatttttaaatgaaaaataataaacTATAGATGTCGAGGatgaattaaaacatttttttttaaattaagactATGTTTCACAGTTAAAAACCTCTCACTTTTTACACAAAAAAGTTTGAAAATAAGGACCATAAATACAGTAGAATACaatctttcttaaaaattgttttaaatacTGAAGCTTTTTTGTTAAATTTAAGTTTGATTTCAGTTGTCGCTTCCACGTAAGTCCGAGCGGGGGCCGGAGCGCCTCACCGAGGCTGCGGCGGCCGGGGAAGGACGCCCGCGAGGCCGGGCAGGGACGGAGATTGTTCGCCCCCCGCTGCCAGTCCGTGGATGAGCACTCGGGGGACGATGGGCCGCTGGATGACGGGGTGCGGGGCGGTGGGACCCCGGTACATGTACATGGCAGTCGGGTCCAGGTTAGAGACCACGTTGGGGTGGTAGAAATAAGGTGATGGGAACATGCGCTGCAAAGCTGAGTAGTTCCCGGCCTCGGCCAAGAGTTCCAGCCCCACCGCCGTTTGCCTCTTCCACTTCGTCCTGTTGGGGAAGGGAACAGCGTTAATTGTACATGCGTGGCTGAATCGGGGTTAACACCCGTGTATTCTTAACAAGGCTAAAATCCAAACTCTAGATTTCTCTACAGATTGTTCggcctaggccgggtgagacgGCCTGGATCACAAGCAGGTCAGTATTGCCGGACACCCGGGCGATGTTCCCGGCAGCGGGCAGTGGGACCGACCGTTCAGGAGGTAACTAATGAGCCTAATCTTTGCGCTTGTGTCGTGAAACCACAACCGTACAACTTGTGAGTCTTTATAAACATTGTGTATTAAAACATCTTGCTCAAGGGGTGAATAAAAGCTCGATGTGTGCGTGTTATGTCTCAATTAGAATCAGAAGTAGCTGGATTTTAACTCCAGAGTCTCGCATTTATCCCGCTCCGCGCTGGACAGAGACTGGAAGTGACTCCATAAACTTTGACAATATTGACTGAACTCATTCCCACAAACTTCCAGTCCTGGGATGAGTGGGATCCAGGAACAGGGGACGGGAGAAACATCGGGTCTGAAGCCCAACTTCAAACCCAATCCTCCAGAAGGAGGATGTTGTCCCTTGAGATGAAGGTCTCTCTCACCTTCACTGTTGTTTAAATATGTTCTTTCATTTCTTTCAGTTTCTTAATTTCCGGTTCAGGTTCAGGGTGCTTGATGGCATAACGGAAGTTGTGTTTCTTTTCAGTCCAGAATCATAATGAAATGGAAGAGTGAACTTCATGAACTtcaggactagaagggtcgagatggcctgtttccgtgctgtaattgttatgataGACAGTCCATCGGGCGATGCCGAGAGCGGGGCTCGGGTGGAGATTGTTCTCATTCATTTACTGCCTTCTAACATCCGCAGAACATTCGTTACATTTTTCATCGCTGCAATCTCGGATTATCCACAACACGTTTTGTGTCCTGTTCTGAGATTTGGAATACCTGTCACATTAGCTGCCCGGGGCCGATTAGCACCGTCCTTCCCAAAAAACCCAAACGTGTCcaattttctccaggttctccacgTCCTTCTCGGATTAGTGCTCCTGGTCGCTCCAACGTGACAACCAGGGTGAATTTTACTTCTTCCCGAAAGGAAGTTGCTTTGAGGGGAACACTCAAAAACTTAGAGGGTGTGTTTAAgataagggggggaggggggaagggggggggggagatgtttaCTTGATAAAAGTTTGGTTTTCTTCCTTGTAATGTGCTGTAATGTCCCAGAAAGATAGATTTACTGTTTAAAGGCGGGATAGAAGAGAATGTACCATTCGGACATCCGACCGAGGATCCAGACCCCGTCACAAATCAATGGGCTGATTATCTTTTAATTATGTTCCACTTCACACTCTTCTACAATCCAGAAGAGCGGCTCCGAGGGTGAATATCGGGCCTGGGAGCTGATTGAGACAGAATTTATACCGAACATTTCTCCTTCTCCCACGGGACTAGACAAAGTTTGAGAAAAGATCGCTCTTAATTTATCTCGGTATCGCCAGAAAGTGTTAGGTGAGTATTGCGCGCCGGACCGTCAACCGAGCTGTGCCCACTGCCCGGATACCAGGGGTCACTGAACGAATCTAGGGAGCACGGCACGAACATTTGTTTGGAGCAGTTACTGCCAATATTACAGGCGGGGAGAGCGAGAGTCAAGATATTCGAGGCACTCCTTGCATCGAACAATCCCCAAAGAGCCCTCTTTAAGGGAAGTTTGTGTTTggggtgtggatgtgtgtgtgtgtgggtggagggaggggggggggggtgacagggaTCGATTATGTTAGGGAGGATCAGAGATCGCCGCTTTTCCCTGCACCAAATCTGTTCCATCAAATTACAAATCTCGGATCTGATCACTGTAACGGGCCGTTCATCCACTGCAAACGGAGCAAGTGAGACCTGGGAATTAGTGCAAGAGCTGATCTCTGCAATAATGTAAAATTAGGAACTTTATGCAAAACTGCAATTCGAATTCACACCCAGAGTCCCACGAATAACTGATCTGAGCGTGAAGGCTCGGGGCGGGAAGAAGGTTTTGTGATCACATCAGATTTTTGCAGGTTATATCTCCATAAACTGTGGCTTTTAACTATGGCTATGGCTGATCACGAAATGAATCTTGAAATTGTTGATTTTAGACAATCCGAGAGAACCACAAAGCATCTGAAGGTGGCTAAGACATTAATGAAACGCTGTGAATAGGGAGAGTTATTTGCTTTACTGTCCCACAATCTAGGCTTACTGTGTGTGCAAAGCACaaattctgcagtaactcagctgagCATTCCGCTTAGTTCCTCTAGcattctgtgttttgctcaagatcccagcatctttaCTTTCTTGTGTTTCCTTAATTGTTCCGGTTTTATTACTTATGAACCTATAATTGTGCGTGCGTATGGTGTGATGTGTGTGCACAACATACACATGAGATCAGCCACCCACACGTTGGCATTTGCCCGTCTGAGTTATAAATAGCGCAGAGGGACTACTGTGTAAACTCTGTCTGAAGTGTGGCCCACCCCtggcagaattctctgcctcggttaGTTTGACAGCTTTATGTAACTTCGCCTCGGGTTGCTTATCTTTGGGTTTATATCTTATCAGCAGACGGGTTTCATCATCTCCTCTGCTGGCCCTACTTTCGAGACTAGTTTGGATGATGTTGAGTGGTAATTGCAGCTCCTAGTGTAGATAACCACCGGACCAACACTTGCCTGAATCCATTGCTCCCTTTCCTATGGGACTAAACCAAAGTGATTGTTTAAGTATCACGGTTTGTGAATCCTGACTAAGTCTTTAATACCCAAACTGGACGACAAATTCGGCTTGATAATTATTGCTTAAGTGTAGGTTCCCAGTTTAGGTACATAGTGCTACGAACTCTgggcggtggggggggaaggggggggggggggggggggggggggggggggtgggggggagtcagTGACAGGTGTCTGCTAATCCAAAAGCAAACTCGCGTGATTAAAAAAGCTGCTATTTCTAATTATTTTCTGAACTGTGTAGGTGTTAACAGGATGATAAGAAATTGGATATTGCAACGTGCTGCACCTACATTAAGACCCGACAGTTCAATCATTGATTATTCTTTCATCTCAGGAAGACGACCTTATATTTGGCTCAGATTGAACAAACTTAACTCAGGTGAAGGCAGATAGCGCAGGGACGGGCCACGCTTCTAGATACGTGGCAATAAAAATCACACCACATGAAATCCAACGAAATCTCTTCTGCATTGGGGTTGGTTGCAGGGGCACACTGctgggagagaggaacctgccCAGTGCTCGTGCATGCAGATGTTGACGGGACGGGGCAGATGTTGACGGGACGGGGCAGGTTGAGTTGAGGTACTCATTCTGTTTGTGTTCCAAGTCCACCCTTAAGACCAGTTTTTCAGATACTTTGGATTGAGCGGATTCTTAGTTTTGACTTTAAAACAATATTATCTCcggattatttatttaaatttatttttggcgGATTCCTCCCCCACATACTACTCATGGGGCATCTGCAATTTCGCAACTATCTGCAGTGGGTTACAGGTGAAGTGATGTTCTCGCTTTTCCAACTCTGCTTACTATTCGATTGATTCTGACCTTACAAACCTCCTATTAATACATGCATAGAGATAGAGTTTTCACCTTGTTGAACCCAGAGTTCATGCGAGTTAGATTATTTCGGTTCTGTTTGTGTTCCAGGTGTGTGGTTTGGTTCATGCTCAGGGGTTTGAATGCGGTTCCATCCAGTAACTGGCCCCAGGCGCTAGAACTATCACTGCGTGGGTGGGATTGTTGAACCAATGGCCCCAAGAAATGGTTCACACTTTCCTCGCCCCACCTCATAATAAATAGTAACCTTATGGCACCATAAAGccgccccccttccccccgcccccttTCTTCCCTACCACTTTCTCTCCAGTCCTGAGACACTAAGTTGCCAACCCTGAGTCCGACTTgttgatcagactgaagaagggttaagGCCCGAAacgacgcctatttccttcgctccatagatgctgcctcacccgctgagtttctccagcttttttgtctaccttcgattttccagcatctgctgttccttcttaaactctcaaCGAAACTGCTGCGATTCATACTCGCCCCTGCAACTTCCTGACTCGTTTTTGACTTTCTCTTTGAGGGTCGTTCCCCAGGCCCAGATTGTGATCTGCCTGATCTGGGGGTTGGCGAATGGTTGGGAACAGCACTAGTCCCGTTTCACATTCGGCTGAATGGGCTGATTTTCAACCCTATAACAGCGGCATCCCAATTAAATGATAATTTCCCCCTCGCGGGCTTTGTGCGCGATagttgtggttgtgtgtgtggctCACCTCCTGTTCTGGTACCAGGTTTTGACCTGGGTGTCCGTCAGGTTCAGCGAAGCCGCCAGTTCCATCCTGTCCTGGACACTCAGATACTTTTGCCGCTCGAAGCTCCTCTCCAGCTGGGCGAGTTGGTGGTCTGTGAAGGCGGTGCGCGCTTTCCGCGGCTTCTTCAAACGCACAGGCGGGCTCTCTCGGCTGCTCGAaatctctctctccgcctcctcCTTGACTGAACACGGGAAAACGGACGGACAGTTACAGAGAAGAGTTCAGACCCAGCGCTAACATTGCCAACAGCCaaccctaccacccccccccccccccccccccccccccccccccccccccccccccccccccccccccccaacgccacCGGCTCTTGCCATTGCAGACTCCCCGTTTGTGATCGGGAGAACTTGGGAAAGTTTCGCCTCTCCTCGGGGACTCTGCTCACACACAATCTGCACATGGTGATGTCCTCAAACGTTGATCATCGCCACCAACGATAATAACTCTTGGTCGGAAGCTGGAGATTGTCAGCTTCCCTTAAAGTGAGTGCACATTCTTGGCCACTTCCCATGCATAGAGAAGCCCAGGGTTACACGGTCAGTTCTGGATTCACAGCGGGGAATCTGGTTCATTCTGGGAACACGGACATCAGGCCGGCACTCCATTCCATCCCCTCTCCCAGCGGTGGCGTGGACTTGCTCCCATTATTCCCACCCGAGTTTAGAATTACTGGACACTACTCGCCATCTGACTGTGTCTCAATCTCTCCCCCACTCGCTCCAGTAAGTTGCAACCCCCGTTAGAAGCTATGTTTCCGTCTGTTATTGTGAGATTGGCACATTCATTACAAGGCTGTCTGAGTGAAGCGCCACTCGGACGCTGACGCTGGCCATTGAGGAAACTGAAGTTGTGGTGTGCCGGCAGGTTGGATGTAAGGGACACATCCAGTCGGTCTTTGTTTGCGTTTACCGTGTGGTGGTTGTTGttcagagagaagggaggagaggacagAAAGGAGAGAAATTCAGAGATCTAATTCCACGGGCCAGGAAGGAAATAATCCATTTAATTGAGTCACCAGGGAAGACTCAAACAGCAAGTCGGCCGATTAGAGATTCATTCTTTGAActaccctttaaaaaaaaaagaactgatcACAGGATTACCGAGCGAATTTACACCGATCGCTTGAAGCTGACTGCGCCGATTAGCCATAGAAAAGTGGGGGATTCCGTACATTTAACTCGTGTTTTACAAATTAAATCGCTCCCGTCCCTTCAGAAACTAACAAAGCCGATTAACAACAGAATCCTTCGAAATAAAACTGATCATAGGATTATCTCGCAAATTAAAGTGAAACCTAAACGGGTCGGCGAAGGCGACCACAATAATGTGAAGGGCGATGTACAAGGTCGATCTGAACTGCTACATATTCCGCCTAAATCCCAGCTCGGTTTTTCAGCTGACAGCGAGCGAGCGATTTGCCGCCGCTTCATCCTTGCAGACTCTACCGCTAGAAGTACGTTTACATGGCGTACTTAGACTTTAGCTGCCTCCaaacatacaaacaaacacagactgaCACAAATATTTCTCCCCTTAAACTGAGCATGCAGCCCAACACAACACGTTTCCTGCGCTAACTGAACACAGATCTAACAGCCAAagttacatacacacacacacacacacacacacacacacacacacacacacacacacacacacaccggtgcACAGAAAGAGTGGAGCCGATGCAATAATCATCAGTCAACGTGTTTTCAGTCGGTTAAACGTACGTGAGAAGAACACTTTCCGTGGTACAAATGCCAGACCACACCAGACAAAAAATGTGGGGTTAAAGTAACAGCCTCTTAAAACTTCAAATAACTTCTATTGATTTCACCAAAGCAAGCGCCGCTCCAGTGCCTGAACCTGAAGGTCCCAGTTACCGGATTAGTTGCAATATTTCGGTTTAACGACCACGAATAACAAGGAGAGAAACCAGTGATTATCTTCCAGAAAAAGACAAGTTTTATTGTCTGTGAACATGCAAATATGTTCAGGTGCCAATAAATgcattgtatttattttattaatgtaCCGGAACTCAAAAATAAAAGGGTTTTATTAAattattgaaaaataaaattacactgccattcatttgtttctttccaatgcttcagCCCACTGGTACCAACACGGCAAGTGAATATGTGTGGGCGCCACTTCAGCCGCCGTCAGCTCAGTGAAAACTGCAAGTTACCCCGAGCCAGGCGCCGGGAAACATTTCGTTTCAGAGTGGCGCGGCAGCGACTGCCAGACGATTGGTGTTCCCATTTATTTAAGTCCAAAGAGTCCCCCTTTTTTTTTAGAATTTTCCAAATACCTGGATTATTAacattttttcatctttttaaaataattttttaaaaaaacaagaaaaaaaccgAAACCAGGTGAAATATTTTAAGTTTTGGTCTAAGTAAATATAAATGTAATACTACAATTTGAAGGTTTAATTcctgaatttgatttttttaaaaaagacaacAAACTTCAATCAAAGTTTAGACTGGAGCTGAGCTCCCCGACTTTAAAGATCGATGAGAGAAAATCGGCTCACATATGAAAGAAGGGCTCGAAACTAAATCT
It encodes:
- the barhl1a gene encoding LOW QUALITY PROTEIN: barH-like homeobox 1a (The sequence of the model RefSeq protein was modified relative to this genomic sequence to represent the inferred CDS: deleted 2 bases in 1 codon) — its product is MEGSSFGIDSILSHRPVSPVLAKGDSLIGDCRSPPEMKGALSPVSDMGSERDSQSSPGTECGETPPPLPGAAGGLESRPHPGQLCPVPQARTATSSFLIRDILGECKPLAACAPYSSSGQTPQETTHKQGEEFREKLDKRENSSSDTEYKVKEEAEREISSSRESPPVRLKKPRKARTAFTDHQLAQLERSFERQKYLSVQDRMELAASLNLTDTQVKTWYQNRRTKWKRQTAVGLELLAEAGNYSALQRMFPSPYFYHPNVVSNLDPTAMYMYRGPTAPHPVIQRPIVPRVLIHGLAAGGEQSPSLPGLAGVLPRPPQPR